A stretch of Gadus chalcogrammus isolate NIFS_2021 chromosome 9, NIFS_Gcha_1.0, whole genome shotgun sequence DNA encodes these proteins:
- the LOC130389747 gene encoding 1-phosphatidylinositol 4,5-bisphosphate phosphodiesterase zeta-1-like: protein MMKRTARPATRRAEIQRLYQCYTADQLTLAASSLLRFLHREQMELTANQETVERLIDRYEIDKTARTDRAMTFEGFHRYMESKDCSVLDQSHTVVYQDMDQPLCHYFISTSHNTYLTGDQLVGKSHLDAYVSALRKGCRCLEIDCWDGPNTEPVVYHGYTLTTKILFRDVVSTVEQHAFEVSPYPVILSLENHCCQEQQVVMAQYLISILGEKLLKTPLDLPTSGELPSPNDLKYKVLIKNKKIRAPNEAGEEAASRDADESEEEEEGEEGEEDEGSAEPSKFCSRLSVANRLCSDPHAYVPKVKKVMVAEALSDLVIYTQSVKFTSFSHARLHQTPHQNTSMGEKKAHKLARASGRDFILHNQRCLSRIYPAGSRTSSSNYNPQEFWSIGSQLVALNFQSLGLPMDLNGGRFQDNGRCGYVLKPAALRRSGQGNSASSLQGPRPTQLLLKVISGSHLPVPRSGKTLDSFVRVEVHGVHSACRKNTDTVKNSLSPCWDASMNFSVSDPGLSLLRFSVRDQTGLLSSELVGQYCLAFSSMKRGYRWLPLLSREGFSMDPASLFVFVWCS from the exons ATGATGAAGAGAACCGCGCGTCCGGCCACCAGACGGGCTGAGATCCAACGCCTCTACCAATGCTACACCGCAGACCAGCTTACCCTGGCTGCCAGCTccctcctccgcttcctccacAGGGAGCAGATGGAGctcacagccaatcaggagaCGGTGGAGCGTTTGATTGACAGATATGAGATTGACAAGACAG CGAGGACCGACCGGGCCATGACCTTCGAGGGGTTCCACCGCTACATGGAGTCCAAGGACTGCAGTGTGCTGGACCAGAGCCACACGGTGGTCTACCAGGACATGGACCAGCCCCTCTGCCACTACTTCATCTCCACCTCACACAATACCTACCTCACCGGGGACCAGCTCGTGGGCAAGAGCCACCTGGACGCCTATGTTAG CGCCTTAAGGAAGGGCTGCCGCTGTCTGGAGATCGACTGCTGGGACGGTCCCAACACGGAGCCCGTCGTGTACCACGGTTACACCCTCACCACCAAGATCCTCTTCAGGGACGTCGTGAGCACTGTGGAGCAACATGCCTTCGAG GTGTCTCCCTACCCTGTGATCCTCTCGCTGGAGAACCACTGTTGCCAGGAGCAGCAGGTAGTCATGGCCCAGTACCTCATCTCCATTCTGGGGGAGAAACTACTTAAAACCCCCCTGGATCTCCCCACCTCTGGAGAACTGCCAAGTCCAAAT GACCTGAAGTACAAGGTTCTCATTAAGAACAAAAAGATCAGAGCTCCGAACGAGGCAGGGGAGGAGGCAGCGAGCAGGGATGCAGACGAGagcgaggaagaagaggagggagaggaaggcgaGGAAGACGAGGGATCTGCAGAGCCATCAAAGTTCTG CTCCCGTCTCAGCGTAGCAAACCGTCTGTGCTCTGATCCTCACGCCTATGTACCCAAGGTGAAGAAGGTGATGGTGGCAGAGGCTCTGTCTGACCTGGTCATCTACACCCAGTCGGTGAAGTTCACTAGCTTCAGCCATGCCCGGCTCCACCAGACGCCCCACCAGAACACCTCTATGGGGGAGAAGAAGGCACACAAGCTGGCCAGGGCCTCAG GTCGAGACTTCATCCTCCACAACCAGAGGTGTCTCAGCAGGATCTACCCGGCAGGCTCccggacctcctcctccaactatAACCCCCAGGAGTTCTGGAGCATTGGCTCTCAGCtag TGGCACTCAACTTCCAGTCCCTGGGTCTGCCCATGGACCTGAACGGGGGTCGTTTCCAGGACAACGGTCGCTGCGGTTACGTCCTGAAGCCTGCGGCACTGCGGCGGTCAGGGCAGGGGAactccgcctcctccctgcAGGGCCCCAGACCCACACAGCTACTGCTGAAG GTCATCAGTGGCTCCCACCTGCCCGTTCCCAGGAGCGGGAAGACCTTGGACTCTTTCGTCAGAGTGGAGGTCCATGGTGTGCATTCTGCGTGCAGAAAGAACACGGACACGGTGAAGAACT CTCTGAGTCCTTGCTGGGACGCCTCCATGAACTTCAGCGTCAGCGACCCTGGGCTGAGCCTGCTGCGCTTCTCTGTGCGGGACCAAACGGGCCTGCTGTCCAGCGAGCTGGTGGGCCAGTACTGCCTGGCCTTCAGCAGCAtgaagagag GGTACCGCTGGCTGCCTCTGCTGTCCAGGGAGGGGTTCAGCATGGACCCAGCCTCCCTCTTCGTCTTTGTGTGGTGCTCCTAA